In Panthera tigris isolate Pti1 chromosome B1, P.tigris_Pti1_mat1.1, whole genome shotgun sequence, the sequence atGACTCATACAAAGAAATAGTCAAGTGCCCAGTCCAATCTCATGATTTTTGCAGACATTTAAAAGCTTAAACATATTGAAATGTACTACCTCAGTTCTATTTCTTTGGGGGTATATGCATATAGCAGGTGTCCTCGTACTTGAAAGTTTAATTAGCCAGGGCAGCTGTCACATCGTCCAGGTGTTTTTAGCATTCTCTGGTTGTAATGGCAGTGGCGATGTGATCTCAGAAAATGCTAACTGATCAACTTGCATTCTTAGACATGTTTCTGCTTTATTGAGTGCTGACAAGTGCTCTTGACCTAAAAAATAACTAATAGCAGAGGTTGTGGCTTTCTATTACTTAGTTGGAAGAATCTCAGTAATTTTGGCAACATTGGACAGTTGTGTTGTTTCTCATTACATTAATATTTGACTTACAAAGAGAGCCCCAAAGAagtcatttctttctgtatttttagccTCTTACACAAAAGTTTTGATTCAGCTGCTAAAATTGCTTGTTGCATTTCATAAGTTTTTGCTGATTACAATGTTTTTGTGTCTCAAACTTCCACTGTTACTCTGTATATCAAGTTGCATCTATTTACTTGACCTTTGATTAAGTTAAATGGTCTTTTTTTCAACGATGACATGTAATaacatatttctcttctttttttaaaaactagatttgGACTGAGCAACAAATTTGAATCAGAATTCCCTTCTTCGTTAACTGGAAAAGTGAGTGTCTATCGTTTACTTAGGTACTATTTACATACCTCAAAAGTAGAGTCTTTTcataacaaattagaaaaaataattatgccaATGAGACATGTTTCTTGACATTAATATTGCAGTgttgttatttcttaaaatttttctttaggtAGCTCCTGAAGAATTTAAAGCCAGCATCAACAGAGTTAACAGTTGTCTTAAGAAGAACCTTCCTGTTAATGTACGTTGGCTACTTTGTGGCTGCCTTTGTTGCTGCTGCACATTAGGTTGCAGTATGTGGCCAGTTATTTGCCTCAGTAAAAGAGTAAgttgaattaatatattttaatttaaa encodes:
- the CHIC2 gene encoding cysteine-rich hydrophobic domain-containing protein 2 isoform X2, which encodes MAVELTLFACLHVRFGLSNKFESEFPSSLTGKVAPEEFKASINRVNSCLKKNLPVNVRWLLCGCLCCCCTLGCSMWPVICLSKRTRRSIEKLLEWENNRLYHKLCLHWRLSKRKCETNNMMEYVILIEFLPKTPIFRPD